One Nicotiana sylvestris chromosome 12, ASM39365v2, whole genome shotgun sequence genomic window carries:
- the LOC138882664 gene encoding uncharacterized protein has product MKNRQEPPKPPSPKRTINVISGGEDINGVTYTAANKVSKVTITYGKRVRHVLEEERIMFDDADADDILSPHNVALVISLLVHDTLILLRVLRVMQAEDKLIPKAHTLSGFDNSSVVTKGEVILTTFAEGVVKDIKFQVVDMEMAYNMILGRPWIHEMDFVPSTLHQVIKFPSPWGICQIRGDQHTSRSINSVADSSTGNEEK; this is encoded by the coding sequence atgaagaacaggcaggagcccccaaaaccaccttctcctaAAAGGACCATTAATGTGATAAGTggaggtgaagacatcaatggtgtgACGTACACAGCAGCCAATAAAGTCTCCAAAGTCACAATTACCTACGGGAAGCGGGTGCGACATGTCTTAGAGGAAGAAAGAATTATGTTTGATGATGCAGACGCGGATGACATATTATCCCCACATAACgttgcactggtaatatctttacttgtacatgatactctTATTTTACTAAGAGTACTACGTGTGATGCAAGCCgaagataaattaataccaaaggcgcatactctatctggatttgacaattccagTGTAGTGACGAAAGGGGAAGTAATACTTAcaacattcgcagaaggagttgtcaagGATATAAAATTtcaggtggtagatatggagatggcttacaatatgatccttgggagaccatggatccacgagatgGATTTCGTTCCGTCAACCTTGcaccaagttattaaatttccatcaccatggggaatatgtcaaatccgtggggatcaacatacatccagAAGCATCAATTCTGTAGCAGATTCAAGTACGGGaaacgaagaaaaatag